A region from the Salvia splendens isolate huo1 chromosome 15, SspV2, whole genome shotgun sequence genome encodes:
- the LOC121768911 gene encoding (+)-pulegone reductase-like: protein MGEEISNKQVILSNYVKTSLKESDMSLRTSKIQLKIPSGCEGAVLVKNLYLSIDPFILALMKNQELELPSFTLDSPIYGFGVSKVLDSSHPNFKTGELVWGFTGWEEYSLIKDPDQLFKVQDKDLPLSYYIGILGMPGMTAYVGFFKFCSPKKGETVYVSAASGAVGQLVGQFAKIAGCYVVGSAGSKEKVDLLKNKFGFDEAFNYKEEQDYNAALKRYFPDGIDIYFDNVGGKMLEAVLNNMRLNGRVALCGMISQYNSLEQPEGIHNLINALVKRVRMEGFFTSDHYHLYPKFLEMVVPLIKEEKITYVEDIAEGIESAPGALFGLYSGRNVGKLLVVVARE, encoded by the exons ATGGGTGAGGAAATTAGCAACAAGCAAGTGATACTCAGCAACTATGTCAAAACATCTTTGAAAGAATCCGATATGTCGCTGagaacttccaaaattcagctCAAAATTCCCAGCGGTTGCGAAGGCGCCGTTTTGGTGAAGAATCTCTACTTATCCATCGATCCTTTTATTCTTGCCCTCATGAAGAATCAGGAGCTCGAATTACCTTCTTTCACGCTGGATTCT CCTATTTATGGATTTGGAGTGTCGAAAGTACTGGATTCGTCTCATCCAAATTTCAAGACGGGCGAGCTAGTTTGGGGGTTTACTGGCTGGGAGGAGTATAGCCTTATTAAAGATCCAGACCAATTGTTTAAGGTTCAAGATAAAGATTTGCCCCTCTCTTATTATATAGGGATTCTTG GCATGCCTGGCATGACAGCTTATGTTGGTTTTTTCAAGTTTTGCTCTCCCAAAAAGGGGGAAACTGTGTATGTCTCTGCTGCATCCGGAGCTGTTGGTCAGCTCGTTGGTCAGTTTGCAAAGATCGCAGGGTGTTACGTTGTTGGGAGTGCGGGGAGCAAAGAAAAG GTCGATCTCTTGAAGAACAAATTCGGGTTTGACGAAGCATTCAACTACAAAGAAGAGCAAGACTATAATGCAGCGTTGAAGAG GTACTTCCCCGATGGCATCGACATCTACTTTGACAACGTGGGAGGGAAGATGCTCGAAGCGGTGCTAAACAACATGAGACTCAACGGCCGTGTTGCGCTTTGTGGGATGATCTCCCAATACAACAGCCTTGAGCAGCCCGAAGGCATCCACAACTTGATTAACGCATTAGTAAAACGGGTCCGTATGGAAGGATTTTTCACTAGCGACCACTACCATCTCTACCCCAAGTTCCTGGAGATGGTTGTGCCTCTAATAAAGGAAGAGAAGATCACATACGTCGAAGACATAGCCGAAGGCATTGAAAGCGCGCCTGGGGCTCTCTTTGGCTTATACTCCGGTCGCAACGTAGGGAAGCTGTTGGTGGTGGTTGCTCGTGAGTAA